In bacterium, a single window of DNA contains:
- the rpmJ gene encoding 50S ribosomal protein L36 has product MKVRASIKRICSNCKIVKRKGVVRVICRNPKHKQRQG; this is encoded by the coding sequence ATGAAAGTGCGAGCTTCTATAAAACGTATCTGTTCAAATTGTAAGATTGTCAAACGAAAAGGTGTTGTTCGTGTAATTTGTAGAAATCCTAAACATAAACAACGACAAGGCTAA
- the rpsM gene encoding 30S ribosomal protein S13, giving the protein MARIAGVDLPPNKRVEIALTYIYGIGRVSSLQILKKTGVSPDRRVKDLNEKEIELIKKEIESNYKIEGARRAEVSENIKRLISIGCYRGFRHKAGLPVRGQRTRTNARTRKGPSKGAIALRKKKVLGKKG; this is encoded by the coding sequence ATGGCACGTATTGCAGGCGTAGACTTACCCCCAAATAAACGAGTTGAGATAGCACTTACCTATATTTATGGGATTGGAAGAGTTTCATCTTTACAGATACTTAAGAAAACTGGTGTCTCTCCTGATAGAAGAGTAAAAGACCTTAATGAGAAAGAAATTGAGTTGATAAAGAAAGAGATTGAATCAAATTACAAAATTGAGGGTGCAAGACGGGCTGAGGTGAGTGAGAATATCAAGCGTCTTATCTCTATAGGTTGCTATCGTGGATTTAGACACAAAGCTGGTCTCCCTGTCAGGGGACAGCGTACTCGCACAAATGCACGCACAAGAAAAGGACCGTCAAAAGGAGCTATTGCTCTTAGGAAGAAAAAAGTATTAGGAAAGAAGGGATAA
- the rpsK gene encoding 30S ribosomal protein S11, whose protein sequence is MAKRGRIRRVDPEGVIHIYATFNNTIVTVTDKSGNCISWSSSGASGFKGTKKGTPFAAGICARTCARDITNLGMKKAEIWLKGPGPGRDTAVRAFRVAGLKITLIKDITPMPHNGCRPPKQRRV, encoded by the coding sequence ATGGCTAAACGTGGAAGAATAAGGAGAGTCGACCCTGAGGGTGTGATTCATATTTATGCTACTTTTAACAATACAATTGTAACTGTGACTGATAAATCTGGCAACTGTATCAGTTGGAGCTCAAGTGGGGCATCCGGCTTTAAAGGGACTAAGAAAGGAACTCCTTTTGCTGCAGGAATATGCGCAAGAACATGTGCTCGTGATATTACAAATTTAGGGATGAAAAAAGCCGAAATATGGTTAAAAGGACCGGGACCGGGCAGGGATACTGCTGTCCGTGCCTTCAGAGTTGCTGGGTTGAAAATAACACTTATAAAAGATATCACTCCAATGCCTCATAATGGTTGTCGTCCACCAAAACAAAGAAGGGTATAA
- the rpsD gene encoding 30S ribosomal protein S4 encodes MARYRDPVCKFCRREGKKLFLKGTRCDTDKCAFNRRQTPPGETKRKFHKRESGYAIHLREKQKVKRIYGVLEHQFRHYFELATSKRGVTGEVLLQLLERRLDNVVYRLGFAPSRRAARQLVTHGHFLVNNHKIDIPSYLVKPGDLVSLKEKSQKLLGIVESLKVSREIPVWLSLDKANFKAEVKAIPNRENIPIDIREELIVELYSK; translated from the coding sequence ATGGCAAGATATAGGGACCCTGTATGTAAATTTTGTAGAAGGGAAGGCAAGAAACTATTTTTAAAAGGCACTCGTTGTGATACAGATAAATGCGCCTTTAACAGGAGACAAACTCCTCCAGGTGAGACAAAGAGAAAATTTCATAAACGTGAGTCCGGATATGCTATTCACCTGAGAGAAAAGCAAAAGGTTAAGCGAATTTACGGTGTTTTAGAGCATCAATTTAGACACTACTTTGAACTTGCTACCAGTAAAAGAGGGGTTACTGGTGAAGTCTTATTACAGTTATTAGAAAGAAGGCTGGATAATGTAGTTTATAGATTAGGATTTGCACCCTCAAGGAGAGCTGCAAGACAACTTGTAACCCATGGTCATTTCCTTGTGAATAATCATAAAATTGATATACCTTCTTATCTTGTTAAACCCGGTGACTTAGTAAGCTTAAAAGAGAAGAGCCAAAAGTTATTAGGGATAGTGGAATCGCTAAAAGTGAGCCGCGAAATTCCTGTCTGGCTCTCGTTAGATAAGGCTAATTTTAAAGCAGAAGTAAAAGCTATTCCAAATCGCGAGAATATTCCTATTGATATACGTGAAGAACTAATTGTTGAACTTTATTCTAAGTAG
- a CDS encoding carboxypeptidase-like regulatory domain-containing protein, producing MKETFYSSPNWCILFFFILSGNAFADAIITGFVTDASNGEKLPYANVYVEGTKLGSATSDKGYYVIHNVPPGRYRVIASYIGYEEGKREVEIEDKGAISVNFQLKPEAVKIEEVKVTAKRAYFEKGVDGSIAKFTIRDLRTVPKFFESDLIKIIQTMPGVVTMHDLSNRLYIRGGSPDENLVLLDGITVYNPSTHLFGLFSTFNPDAVADMKLFSGGFPSKYGDVLSSVIDVTTREGNNKRYTGSLSTGLITSKLLLEGPIPKGSFLLSGRRTYFDFLVWAYSHIIHEDVSLPYYFYDGVGKINFNPSQSNRFTLTGFGGADVISFSETMDSRETTEGRVNWGNRGVSCRWRKVFTPKLYGEMVGVTSNFFTEFKFDSKSEDDSIQVYFDQQITDYTLKSDFSYYLNPQHTISAGVDLKKNKFTEEWGIKNGINMKSTNPPVYSNKLVTYIEEEWKATPIFTIRAGMRGIYYSIGKRVAIDPSLSFRYLLSPNTALKGAMGRYHQYIVTLNPQESFFTLYDVWKPLDGTHSPPEAYHAVLGIEEWIGEEGEFSIDGYYKKYLSLLIPKESEFSQWISQPSESLKVGYGYAAGIELCIKKSFKYSHGWLNYTLGVTKRQVDSLWYFPRYDKRHNFNIVGGATLGNFTLNLRWYLSTGSPYAGEIARYRKYWYEPIDDTIVGSDWQFVKGTRDAYRLPNSHRLDLNINYGVNILGINGVVYLDIINVYMRKNVFAYWWDTQNEPPKKREISILPYLIPSLGINISF from the coding sequence ATGAAAGAGACATTTTACTCGAGTCCTAATTGGTGCATCCTTTTTTTCTTCATCCTTTCAGGTAATGCATTTGCTGATGCTATTATAACCGGGTTTGTGACAGATGCATCAAATGGCGAAAAGCTGCCGTACGCAAACGTCTATGTTGAAGGGACAAAGCTTGGCAGCGCTACAAGTGATAAAGGGTATTATGTTATACACAATGTTCCACCCGGTAGATATAGGGTAATAGCATCGTATATAGGATACGAAGAAGGTAAGAGAGAGGTAGAAATAGAAGATAAAGGCGCTATTTCAGTCAATTTTCAATTAAAGCCTGAAGCTGTTAAGATAGAAGAAGTAAAAGTTACTGCAAAGAGGGCATATTTTGAAAAGGGGGTTGATGGAAGTATTGCAAAGTTTACAATTAGAGACCTTAGGACAGTGCCAAAATTCTTTGAAAGTGACCTTATTAAGATAATACAAACAATGCCGGGTGTTGTAACAATGCATGACCTATCAAATAGGCTGTATATAAGAGGTGGCAGTCCAGATGAGAATCTCGTCCTCCTTGACGGCATTACAGTATATAATCCGTCTACCCATCTATTCGGATTATTCTCTACTTTCAACCCCGACGCTGTTGCAGATATGAAACTATTTTCGGGTGGCTTCCCATCAAAGTATGGGGATGTATTATCATCAGTTATAGATGTTACCACAAGGGAGGGGAATAATAAGAGATACACGGGTAGTCTTAGTACGGGGCTTATAACTTCCAAGTTACTATTAGAGGGGCCAATTCCAAAAGGCTCATTCCTACTTAGTGGACGAAGGACATATTTTGATTTCCTTGTGTGGGCATATTCGCATATTATACATGAAGATGTAAGTCTTCCTTATTATTTCTATGACGGGGTTGGTAAAATAAACTTTAACCCATCTCAATCCAATAGGTTTACATTAACAGGCTTTGGTGGTGCAGATGTAATAAGTTTTTCAGAAACAATGGATAGTAGAGAAACAACCGAAGGAAGGGTCAACTGGGGCAATAGAGGAGTTTCTTGTAGATGGCGTAAAGTGTTTACCCCTAAATTATACGGTGAAATGGTTGGTGTTACAAGTAACTTCTTTACAGAATTTAAGTTTGATAGCAAAAGCGAGGACGACAGCATCCAAGTTTATTTTGACCAGCAGATAACAGATTACACATTAAAAAGCGATTTCAGTTATTACTTGAATCCGCAACATACTATAAGTGCAGGTGTTGATTTAAAGAAAAATAAGTTTACAGAAGAATGGGGGATTAAAAATGGTATAAATATGAAGTCTACAAATCCACCTGTTTATTCTAACAAGTTAGTAACTTATATAGAAGAGGAATGGAAGGCAACGCCTATTTTTACAATCCGTGCCGGAATGAGGGGGATATACTATTCAATAGGAAAGAGAGTTGCGATAGACCCGAGTTTAAGTTTTAGGTACTTACTCAGCCCTAATACTGCTTTGAAGGGAGCGATGGGGCGATATCATCAGTATATAGTGACACTTAATCCACAAGAATCTTTCTTCACTTTATACGATGTATGGAAGCCGCTTGATGGAACACATTCACCACCAGAAGCATATCATGCTGTGTTAGGAATAGAAGAGTGGATAGGCGAGGAGGGCGAGTTTTCTATTGATGGATATTATAAGAAATACTTATCCCTCCTGATTCCTAAAGAGAGTGAGTTTTCACAATGGATATCACAGCCAAGTGAGAGTTTAAAAGTAGGCTATGGTTATGCTGCAGGAATAGAACTATGCATTAAGAAATCGTTTAAATACTCACATGGATGGCTAAATTACACACTTGGGGTTACAAAGAGGCAAGTTGATAGTTTGTGGTATTTTCCACGCTATGATAAAAGGCATAATTTCAATATAGTTGGGGGTGCGACATTAGGTAATTTTACACTTAATCTAAGATGGTATCTATCTACTGGTTCCCCTTATGCGGGAGAGATAGCAAGGTACAGAAAATACTGGTATGAGCCCATAGATGATACAATAGTAGGTAGCGATTGGCAGTTTGTAAAAGGCACAAGGGATGCATACAGACTGCCAAATTCACATAGACTTGATTTAAACATAAATTATGGAGTTAATATACTCGGAATAAATGGGGTAGTGTATCTGGATATTATCAATGTTTACATGCGTAAAAATGTATTTGCTTACTGGTGGGATACTCAAAATGAGCCGCCAAAGAAGAGAGAGATATCAATCTTACCATACCTGATACCAAGTTTAGGTATAAATATTAGCTTCTAA